The DNA segment TTGTTTGTAGTTGTTGCTTTTTCTTCTTGTCCAACGTTTGCAGATGTTGCTTCACGTAAAGCAGTTGCGCGTTCTGCTGCTGCTTTTGCTGCTTTGTTACGTTCGCTTACAAGACTTGCTTTTTCGTTCTCAGCACTTGCTTGATCAGAAGCTAGTTGAGCAACAATCGCTTCTTTTTCAGCTTTTTGTGCTTCGATTTTATTTTGTTGTGCTTCATAATCATGAATTGCTGTAGCTTGTTCTTCTTGTTTTTTCTTCACAGAAGTTTGTTTTGATTTTAATTCTTTTTCATCATTTTGTTGATCTTCTAAAATTGATTTGTCAGAATCAACTAATTGGTTTACTGCAGATACGCGACCAACTAAGTCAGAAAGATTTTCTGAATCTAAAATTACTTCTAGGTATGCATTAGAATTTGAAGTTTTTTGCATCGCACGAGCACGATCTTTTAAAACTGATTCACGTTCTTTAATACGTTCATTGATATCTTTAATATCTTGATTAAGTTGTTTAAGTTCTTTGCCTGTTTTGTCGAAATCTCCTTGTAAAGATTTAGCTTTCTCTTGAGCTTTGTCAAGATCAGCAACTAAACTGGAAAGTTCTGATTGTAAATCTGTTTTCTTAGACTTGATGTCGTTAATTTTTTTATCTTGATTTTGAATATCTGTATTTACGTCCGCAAAAACATTAGTCGTGAAAGCTGGCGTCAAACTGATAACTGCTGCGAGTGAAATCGCAATAAACGTATTCTTTTTCAAAAAGTTTACCTCCTAAAAAGCTCCCTAGCTTTTCTTTTAAATTATTTTTATTTCAAGTTAAGCAAATTCGATAGTTAGACTTTTAAGAATCTACGGATAGAGATTACGCTACCCCATATTCCGATTAGTACGCCGATTGCAATAATCAATGCGCTAATTTGATAGGCAAACGGTGTTGGAGGAAGAAGTGATAAAGAACTTGTCACTAACTTCGGATTGACCAAATTGTAAATATTAACATAGCCTATAAATGTTAACACAACCGGGACAATCGATCC comes from the Listeria welshimeri serovar 6b str. SLCC5334 genome and includes:
- a CDS encoding NlpC/P60 family protein encodes the protein MKKNTFIAISLAAVISLTPAFTTNVFADVNTDIQNQDKKINDIKSKKTDLQSELSSLVADLDKAQEKAKSLQGDFDKTGKELKQLNQDIKDINERIKERESVLKDRARAMQKTSNSNAYLEVILDSENLSDLVGRVSAVNQLVDSDKSILEDQQNDEKELKSKQTSVKKKQEEQATAIHDYEAQQNKIEAQKAEKEAIVAQLASDQASAENEKASLVSERNKAAKAAAERATALREATSANVGQEEKATTTNNTTNAASTNAVSNESSKATNKTASKTENTSSKDETPSTPAPSGSGYSAMISAARAQLGKPYSLGATGPSAFDCSGFTSYAFRAAGISLPRTSGGQYAAASKISASQAKPGDLVFFNYGGGIAHVGIYVGGGQMINAQNNGVKYDNITSGYWAKYLVGYGRVANF